A portion of the Deinococcus peraridilitoris DSM 19664 genome contains these proteins:
- the ychF gene encoding redox-regulated ATPase YchF has product MSTLQIGIVGLPNVGKSTLFNAITRAGAVAANFPFATIDKNVGVVALPDERLDALAKVFTKGERVPPIIPTSVEFVDIAGLVKGASKGEGLGNQFLANIREVDAIAHVVRCFADDNIVHVAGTVDPLSDIETINTELILADLTTMERRVERLRKSAKSSKDDAELLALAQEVLAVLERGEPARAGSYESPLPRDFGLLTIKPVIYVANVAESELAQDNELVTAVREFAAQEGAEIVKISAQIEGELAEMPQEDAAAFLADLGIDEPGLNKLIHVGYKTLGLITFITSGEKEVRAWTIIRGTKAPQAAGTIHSDFERGFIRAEVIAWDKMVEAGSWAAAKSKGWVRTEGKEYVMQDGDIMNVLFNV; this is encoded by the coding sequence ATGAGCACCTTACAAATCGGCATCGTCGGACTTCCCAACGTCGGCAAGTCCACCCTGTTCAACGCCATCACCCGCGCAGGCGCGGTGGCGGCCAACTTTCCCTTTGCCACCATCGACAAGAACGTCGGCGTGGTCGCGCTGCCCGACGAGCGCCTCGACGCCCTGGCCAAGGTCTTTACCAAGGGCGAGCGCGTGCCGCCCATCATTCCCACCAGCGTCGAGTTCGTCGACATCGCCGGGCTCGTCAAGGGCGCCAGCAAGGGTGAGGGGCTCGGCAACCAGTTTCTGGCCAACATCCGCGAAGTGGACGCCATCGCGCACGTCGTGCGCTGCTTTGCCGACGACAACATCGTGCACGTCGCCGGGACAGTCGATCCGCTCAGCGACATCGAAACCATCAACACCGAGCTGATCCTGGCCGACCTCACCACAATGGAGCGGCGCGTGGAGCGCCTCAGGAAAAGCGCCAAAAGCAGCAAGGACGACGCGGAGCTGCTCGCCCTCGCCCAGGAAGTGCTGGCAGTGCTGGAGCGCGGCGAGCCGGCACGGGCGGGAAGCTACGAATCTCCGCTGCCGCGTGACTTCGGCCTGCTGACCATCAAACCGGTCATCTACGTCGCCAACGTCGCCGAGAGTGAACTGGCCCAGGACAACGAACTGGTCACCGCGGTGCGCGAGTTTGCCGCGCAGGAAGGCGCCGAAATCGTGAAGATCAGCGCCCAGATCGAAGGGGAGCTTGCTGAGATGCCCCAGGAGGATGCCGCCGCTTTCCTGGCCGACCTGGGCATTGACGAGCCAGGGCTCAACAAGCTGATTCATGTGGGTTACAAGACCCTCGGCCTGATTACCTTCATCACCAGTGGCGAAAAGGAAGTGCGCGCCTGGACGATCATCCGCGGCACCAAGGCTCCACAGGCCGCCGGAACCATTCACAGTGACTTCGAGCGTGGTTTTATTCGCGCGGAGGTCATCGCCTGGGACAAGATGGTCGAAGCCGGCAGCTGGGCCGCGGCCAAGAGCAAAGGCTGGGTCCGCACCGAAGGCAAGGAGTACGTCATGCAGGACGGCGACATCATGAACGTGCTGTTCAACGTGTAA